In Sander lucioperca isolate FBNREF2018 chromosome 21, SLUC_FBN_1.2, whole genome shotgun sequence, the following proteins share a genomic window:
- the akt1s1 gene encoding uncharacterized protein akt1s1 isoform X1: MASVTKSSEPEIPDNHKESWLALLSAAEKYCQKSGCDLAILTACKKFRSSAGGGDGMRKLESSSAFPKECDFSYNVWGQGFLAESARRYMDDIGVLHSTTMLTAQKHTRQAGGEGGTKLVGDLTSDPGNRGSFTGDGGVGGVSPNSRLYSQSYPSIYSSGAVTGQGGGQNDNGEREREKCALEAEQERQRSRIEDLEEECEDEEEEEEDMDERRPYGNESAGVFSMDEDSLSRDCEPFFESDGEEESTDGSLSEDAPPPTRGMAMGQAAYSARHTHPHPMALARSLPVSVPVWGCRGNRAQDSNSGERVGCADLEHIAASMKALLAPGANDGTEMFGALPRPRLNTGDFSLKH, encoded by the exons ATGGCCTCCGTCACCAAGTCGTCCGAGCCTGAGATCCCAGATAACCACAAAGAGAGCTGGCTGGCGCTACTTTCTGCCGCGGAAAAGTATTGCCAAAAGTCTGGCTGCGACCTGGCCATACTTACGGCGTGTAAGAAGTTCCGGTCATCGGCTGGAGGCGGAGACGGGATGAGGAAACTGGAGAGCAGCAGTGCCTTTCCAAAGGAGTGTGATTTCTCCTACAATGTATGGGGCCAAGGGTTTCTGGCCGAGTCGGCGCGTCGCTATATGGACGACATCGGTGTGCTGCACTCCACGACCATGCTAACAGCCCAAAAGCACACACGCCAGgcggggggagagggaggaaccAAGCTGGTGGGTgacctgacctctgaccccggAAACAGGGGG AGCTTTACAGGAGACGGCGGGGTGGGCGGAGTCAGTCCCAATAGCAGACTGTATTCCCAAAGCTACCCGTCAATCTACAGCTCAGGAGCTGTGACCGGGCAGGGCGGCGGGCAGAACGACAACGGAGAGAGGGAACGGGAGAAGTGTGCACTGGAGGCCGAGCAGGAGAGACAGAGGTCTAGGATTGAGGACTTGGAAGAAGAGTGTgaggacgaggaggaagaggaggaggacatgGATGAGAGGAGACCCTATGGGAATGAAAGTGCTG GTGTATTCTCCATGGACGAGGACTCTCTGTCTCGGGACTGCGAGCCGTTCTTTGAGTCCGACGGGGAGGAGGAGAGTACAGATG GCTCTTTAAGCGAGGATGCTCCTCCGCCGACGCGTGGCATGGCTATGGGCCAGGCTGCGTACTCGGCTCGTCacacccacccccaccccaTGGCTCTGGCCCGCTCGCTACCTGTATCTGTGCCTGTGTGGGGCTGCAGAGGAAACAGAGCTCAAGACAGCAACAGTGGAGAGCGG GTGGGCTGTGCTGACCTGGAGCACATCGCTGCCAGTATGAAGGCCCTGCTGGCCCCCGGAGCCAATGATGGGACGGAAATGTTTGGGGCCCTGCCTCGGCCCCGTCTCAACACGGGGGACTTCTCCCTCAAGcactga
- the akt1s1 gene encoding uncharacterized protein akt1s1 isoform X2 — MASVTKSSEPEIPDNHKESWLALLSAAEKYCQKSGCDLAILTACKKFRSSAGGGDGMRKLESSSAFPKECDFSYNVWGQGFLAESARRYMDDIGVLHSTTMLTAQKHTRQAGGEGGTKLSFTGDGGVGGVSPNSRLYSQSYPSIYSSGAVTGQGGGQNDNGEREREKCALEAEQERQRSRIEDLEEECEDEEEEEEDMDERRPYGNESAGVFSMDEDSLSRDCEPFFESDGEEESTDGSLSEDAPPPTRGMAMGQAAYSARHTHPHPMALARSLPVSVPVWGCRGNRAQDSNSGERVGCADLEHIAASMKALLAPGANDGTEMFGALPRPRLNTGDFSLKH; from the exons ATGGCCTCCGTCACCAAGTCGTCCGAGCCTGAGATCCCAGATAACCACAAAGAGAGCTGGCTGGCGCTACTTTCTGCCGCGGAAAAGTATTGCCAAAAGTCTGGCTGCGACCTGGCCATACTTACGGCGTGTAAGAAGTTCCGGTCATCGGCTGGAGGCGGAGACGGGATGAGGAAACTGGAGAGCAGCAGTGCCTTTCCAAAGGAGTGTGATTTCTCCTACAATGTATGGGGCCAAGGGTTTCTGGCCGAGTCGGCGCGTCGCTATATGGACGACATCGGTGTGCTGCACTCCACGACCATGCTAACAGCCCAAAAGCACACACGCCAGgcggggggagagggaggaaccAAGCTG AGCTTTACAGGAGACGGCGGGGTGGGCGGAGTCAGTCCCAATAGCAGACTGTATTCCCAAAGCTACCCGTCAATCTACAGCTCAGGAGCTGTGACCGGGCAGGGCGGCGGGCAGAACGACAACGGAGAGAGGGAACGGGAGAAGTGTGCACTGGAGGCCGAGCAGGAGAGACAGAGGTCTAGGATTGAGGACTTGGAAGAAGAGTGTgaggacgaggaggaagaggaggaggacatgGATGAGAGGAGACCCTATGGGAATGAAAGTGCTG GTGTATTCTCCATGGACGAGGACTCTCTGTCTCGGGACTGCGAGCCGTTCTTTGAGTCCGACGGGGAGGAGGAGAGTACAGATG GCTCTTTAAGCGAGGATGCTCCTCCGCCGACGCGTGGCATGGCTATGGGCCAGGCTGCGTACTCGGCTCGTCacacccacccccaccccaTGGCTCTGGCCCGCTCGCTACCTGTATCTGTGCCTGTGTGGGGCTGCAGAGGAAACAGAGCTCAAGACAGCAACAGTGGAGAGCGG GTGGGCTGTGCTGACCTGGAGCACATCGCTGCCAGTATGAAGGCCCTGCTGGCCCCCGGAGCCAATGATGGGACGGAAATGTTTGGGGCCCTGCCTCGGCCCCGTCTCAACACGGGGGACTTCTCCCTCAAGcactga
- the zgc:195001 gene encoding tripartite motif-containing protein 16: MPIRPVSTKGIMPVPKKAGRKNSSAGEVKSPSYEPNIPEPTTRADFMKYWLPLTLDDKTAQKLLWISEGGSKVARTSDAVCPYPNRPERYEHSPQVLCKEAVMGYRAYWEVDYDGWVVVGVVFESAPRKGNEGRGPCGLGENSGSWGAGWSGSCYQVWHNSENVDVQLPLSSTMGIYVDQPAGIIKFLAVEGEDTKEVRLIHKFKANTQEKIFPGFWVGTNSYCILRKKDQ, translated from the exons ATGCCAATCAGACCCGTGAGCACCAAGGGAATCATGCCTGTGCCCAAGAAAGCAG gaaGAAAAAACAGCAGTGCTGGGGAAG TGAAGTCACCGTCATATGAGCCAAATATCCCTGAACCCACCACCAGAGCTGACTTCATGAAAT ATTGGCTCCCGCTCACTCTGGATGATAAAACTGCACAGAAACTGTTGTGGATTTCAGAAGGTGGGTCCAAAGTGGCCCGTACGTCAGACGCTGTCTGCCCATATCCCAACAGGCCTGAGAGATATGAACACTCACCACAG GTGCTGTGTAAGGAGGCTGTGATGGGCTACCGGGCGTACTGGGAGGTGGACTACGATGGCTGGGTGGTGGTCGGGGTGGTGTTTGAGAGCGCACCCAGGAAGGGGAACGAAGGGCGCGGACCCTGCGGCCTCGGGGAGAACAGCGGCTCCTGGGGCGCTGGCTGGTCTGGCTCCTGCTACCAAGTCTGGCACAACAGCGAGAACGTGGACGTCCAGCTCCCCCTGTCCTCCACTATGGGCATCTACGTGGACCAGCCCGCCGGCATCATCAAGTTCCTCGCGGTGGAGGGAGAGGACACGAAGGAGGTGCGGCTGATTCACAAGTTCAAAGCAAACACCCAGGAGAAGATTTTCCCCGGGTTCTGGGTTGGCACAAATTCCTACTGCATTCTTCGGAAAAAGGATCAGTGA